TGGCCGACGCACCTACGTGAATTTTGACAAAGTCAGGGTCGTGCAAACGCTTATCGGCATCGCAGCGAATCAGTACGATGTCGAAGGGCTTGAGGGTATAATTGATGGCGGCCAGTTTTTCGATCAGGTCTTCGGGCTCAAACATATAGCCGTCGGGCTTGTCGGTAAAATCAAGCACTACACCGTCGTGAAAAAACCAATCCAGCGGCATTTCGTCAATGGTACGCGAGGGTTTGCCTTCACTGGTCGGGAAATAATGGTATGGGGCATCCACGTGCGTTCCGCAATGGCTCGTCACGGTCAAAAACTCACCGGCCGGGCCGTTTCCGTCAATAAACACATCGCCGGTAATGCCTTCGAAGAGTTTTCCACCCATTTTTTTAGCTCCTTCTTTATGGTCTTCATAGACGATTTTGGTAGGAAGCGGCTCTTTGATTTCCTCAGAAATCGTCACGGAGAGGTCAATGATTTTCATTTGAATTGGTTGATAATTACGTTATTTTTGTAAAAAGAACAGGTCATGACTACTCATACACGAGAATTTACGCCTCCTCTCAAACTAAGCCGTCCTGTGCGTAGGTATACGCTTGAACAGTACCTGAAAAAAGAAGCGAAATCCATTCATAAGCACGAATTCATTGACGGTCAAATCATTAAAATGCCCTACGCCAAAGGCCCTCACAATATCATTTCGGTCAATATGATGACTCAAATGACAGTTCATTTAGAAAATCTTGAAAAAAACTATATTGTCTTTCCTTCCGACCAGTTAGTTTATTTTCCAA
Above is a window of Runella slithyformis DSM 19594 DNA encoding:
- a CDS encoding cyclase family protein; the protein is MKIIDLSVTISEEIKEPLPTKIVYEDHKEGAKKMGGKLFEGITGDVFIDGNGPAGEFLTVTSHCGTHVDAPYHYFPTSEGKPSRTIDEMPLDWFFHDGVVLDFTDKPDGYMFEPEDLIEKLAAINYTLKPFDIVLIRCDADKRLHDPDFVKIHVGASAKATHWLIDQGIKVMGTDGWGWDIPLHIQAADYRANPRPGIIWQAHYVGIEKEYCQIEKMANLDQLPPFGFKVACFPAKIKAASAGWTRAVAILEE